The Nocardioides salarius genome includes a region encoding these proteins:
- the asnB gene encoding asparagine synthase (glutamine-hydrolyzing) codes for MCGIAGAYQQDDGKVLVDTMTERLEHRGPDARGVVELVDPTTSVVLGHRRLSIIDPVAASDQPFSKDGLRLVYNGEVYNYRELRSELESRGVRFATACDTEVVLEVWRAWGSAGLARLRGMFALAVHDERTGCLTLARDPFGIKPLYVLRRGAGVVFASELKAVVAALGPELAVDPAGMVASTLYYWLPTETDAVRGVRKLAPGTWSEHRPDGSSRSGVFCSLAEEAADAAAGPPVDLAAAVEDSVRAHLVSDVPVATFLSGGLDSSIVTALAHRHDPGIEAWTIGFRAVDRRLEAMPDDAAYARRLAKHLGVRLHEIEIGPDVVSMLPRMVDVLDEPVGDPAALNTFLMCEAARTAGVEVLLSGTGADELFGGYRKHLANLLAARYRRLPASLRSRVVGPAVERLPVALGGRGVRPVRWAQRFVAFAGLPEQEAFRRSYTLHDPQGLRALLDPELGGLVDDLLEQHRATYEDTALDDHVERMCLADTRMFLPGLNLTYTDRASMAASTEVRVPFVDIEVLRAAFAPQAVPKIDGRVQKAGLKAVARSWLPDEVIDRPKASFGAPLRAWTTHDLRPMIDDLLLGGELVGSGFLRREPLAALVHDQRSGRRDRSQQIYQLLSLELWLRNARGAGAGTGGA; via the coding sequence GTGTGCGGCATCGCGGGCGCCTACCAGCAGGACGACGGCAAGGTGCTCGTCGACACGATGACCGAGCGCCTGGAGCACCGTGGCCCCGACGCGCGCGGCGTGGTGGAGCTCGTCGACCCGACCACCTCGGTCGTGCTCGGGCACCGCCGGCTCTCCATCATCGACCCGGTCGCGGCCTCCGACCAGCCGTTCTCGAAGGACGGCCTGCGCCTGGTCTACAACGGCGAGGTCTACAACTACCGCGAGCTGCGCTCCGAGCTGGAGTCGCGCGGGGTGCGCTTCGCCACGGCCTGCGACACCGAGGTGGTGCTCGAGGTCTGGCGGGCCTGGGGGAGCGCGGGCCTGGCCCGCCTGCGCGGCATGTTCGCGCTGGCCGTCCACGACGAGCGCACCGGCTGCCTGACCCTGGCGCGCGACCCCTTCGGCATCAAGCCGCTCTACGTGCTGCGCCGCGGCGCCGGCGTCGTCTTCGCCTCCGAGCTCAAGGCGGTCGTCGCCGCGCTCGGCCCCGAGCTGGCCGTCGACCCGGCCGGGATGGTCGCCTCCACGCTCTACTACTGGCTGCCCACCGAGACCGACGCGGTGCGCGGCGTGCGCAAGCTCGCTCCGGGCACGTGGTCGGAGCACCGCCCCGACGGCAGCAGCCGCAGCGGCGTGTTCTGCAGCCTCGCCGAGGAGGCCGCCGACGCGGCCGCGGGACCTCCCGTCGACCTGGCCGCGGCCGTGGAGGACTCGGTGCGCGCCCACCTGGTCTCCGACGTGCCGGTGGCGACCTTCCTCAGCGGCGGGCTCGACTCCAGCATCGTCACCGCGCTGGCGCACCGCCACGACCCCGGCATCGAGGCGTGGACGATCGGGTTCCGCGCCGTCGACCGGCGCCTCGAGGCGATGCCCGACGACGCGGCGTACGCCCGCCGGCTCGCGAAGCACCTCGGGGTGCGCCTGCACGAGATCGAGATCGGCCCCGACGTGGTCTCGATGCTGCCGCGGATGGTCGACGTGCTCGACGAGCCGGTCGGCGACCCGGCCGCGCTCAACACGTTCCTGATGTGCGAGGCCGCCCGCACGGCCGGCGTCGAGGTGCTGCTCTCGGGCACCGGCGCCGACGAGCTCTTCGGCGGCTACCGCAAGCACCTGGCCAACCTGCTGGCCGCCCGCTACCGCCGCCTGCCCGCGTCGCTGCGCTCGCGGGTGGTCGGGCCGGCGGTCGAGCGACTCCCGGTCGCCCTCGGTGGTCGCGGGGTGCGACCGGTGCGCTGGGCCCAGCGCTTCGTCGCCTTCGCCGGTCTCCCCGAGCAGGAGGCGTTCCGCCGCAGCTACACCCTGCACGACCCGCAGGGTCTGCGGGCGCTGCTCGACCCCGAGCTCGGCGGCCTGGTCGACGACCTCCTCGAGCAGCACCGCGCGACCTACGAGGACACCGCCCTCGACGACCACGTCGAGCGGATGTGCCTGGCCGACACGCGGATGTTCCTGCCGGGGCTCAACCTGACCTACACCGACCGGGCGTCGATGGCGGCCTCCACCGAGGTCCGGGTGCCGTTCGTCGACATCGAGGTCCTGCGCGCGGCCTTCGCGCCGCAGGCGGTGCCGAAGATCGACGGGCGGGTGCAGAAGGCCGGGCTGAAGGCGGTCGCACGGTCCTGGCTGCCCGACGAGGTCATCGACCGGCCCAAGGCGTCCTTCGGGGCGCCCCTGCGGGCCTGGACGACCCACGACCTGCGCCCGATGATCGACGACCTGCTGCTCGGCGGCGAGCTGGTCGGCTCGGGCTTCCTGCGGCGCGAGCCCCTGGCCGCGCTGGTCCACGACCAGCGCAGCGGGCGGCGCGACCGCTCCCAGCAGATCTACCAGCTGCTCAGCCTGGAGCTGTGGCTGCGCAACGCGCGCGGCGCCGGCGCCGGCACCGGAGGTGCGTGA
- a CDS encoding nucleotide sugar dehydrogenase, with protein sequence MRAAVIGLGYVGAVTAAGLAARGHEVVGVDVDEAKVAQLSAGHSPVVEPGLNELIADGVASGRLRATTQVVEAMEQAEVCLVCVGTPSGAHGETDLSHVERALAGVRDALAVASPPLGGLLSVVVRSTVPPGTGDQVVAPIFDDAVADGWEVATAMCPEFLREGCGVADFYDPPFLVVGTEHPGARVQLEQLFAFLDLPAHQVDVRTAEALKYACNAFHATKVVFANEVARVFRSYGVDARRVMEIFCEDHKLNIAPAYLRPGFAFGGSCLPKDLRSLHHMARESDVDVPLMFATTTSNELVVREVVDRVVASGRCRVGMLGLSFKADTDDVRESPSVDLAERLVGKGYDVRIYDPVLVPEDLVGENRAHLTSRLPHLSRLLAPTPESALAGADVALVSTAARPAVEALLAADPAVVLDLHGALGAEVEALAGYRGTGW encoded by the coding sequence ATGAGAGCAGCGGTCATCGGGCTGGGGTACGTCGGAGCGGTCACGGCCGCGGGCCTGGCGGCCCGGGGTCACGAGGTGGTGGGGGTCGACGTCGACGAGGCCAAGGTCGCGCAGCTGTCGGCCGGTCACAGCCCCGTGGTCGAACCAGGGCTGAACGAGCTGATCGCCGACGGGGTGGCCTCGGGCCGGCTGCGGGCGACCACGCAGGTGGTCGAGGCGATGGAGCAGGCGGAGGTGTGCCTGGTCTGCGTGGGGACGCCGTCGGGCGCCCACGGTGAGACCGACCTGAGCCACGTGGAGCGGGCGCTCGCCGGGGTGCGGGACGCACTCGCGGTGGCCTCGCCGCCCCTGGGCGGCCTGCTCTCGGTGGTCGTGCGCTCGACGGTGCCCCCGGGCACGGGCGACCAGGTCGTGGCCCCTATCTTCGACGACGCCGTCGCCGACGGCTGGGAGGTGGCGACCGCCATGTGCCCGGAGTTCCTGCGCGAGGGCTGCGGGGTCGCGGACTTCTACGACCCGCCCTTCCTGGTGGTGGGCACCGAGCACCCGGGCGCCCGCGTCCAGCTCGAGCAGCTCTTCGCCTTCCTGGACCTGCCGGCGCACCAGGTCGACGTGCGCACCGCGGAGGCGCTGAAGTACGCCTGCAACGCCTTCCACGCGACCAAGGTGGTCTTCGCCAACGAGGTCGCCCGTGTCTTCCGCTCCTACGGCGTCGACGCGCGGCGGGTGATGGAGATCTTCTGCGAGGACCACAAGCTCAACATCGCGCCCGCCTACCTGCGTCCGGGCTTCGCCTTCGGCGGCTCGTGCCTGCCCAAGGACCTCCGCTCGTTGCACCACATGGCCCGCGAGAGCGACGTCGACGTCCCGCTGATGTTCGCCACCACCACCAGCAACGAGCTGGTGGTGCGGGAGGTCGTCGACCGCGTCGTGGCCAGCGGCCGCTGCCGGGTCGGGATGCTCGGGCTGAGCTTCAAGGCCGACACCGACGACGTGCGCGAGAGCCCCAGCGTCGACCTGGCCGAACGGCTGGTCGGCAAGGGCTATGACGTGCGCATCTACGACCCGGTGCTGGTGCCCGAGGACCTGGTCGGCGAGAACCGTGCGCACCTGACGTCACGCCTGCCGCACCTGAGCCGCCTGCTCGCCCCCACGCCGGAGTCGGCCCTGGCCGGCGCCGACGTCGCGCTGGTCTCCACCGCCGCCCGCCCTGCCGTCGAGGCGCTGCTGGCCGCAGACCCGGCCGTGGTGCTCGACCTGCACGGCGCGCTGGGCGCCGAGGTCGAGGCCCTCGCGGGCTACCGGGGGACCGGGTGGTGA
- a CDS encoding alginate lyase family protein produces MSTPLSWYARRLTRMSTREVAQRVGDEARRAVAVHTLAQRPGAPVPGLLPQRGFTTPVPASAVERVLPHDAAALTSAADRLLAGRWSVLGRERTDLRDPDWFLDPVSGIRAPHDVLAFRVDHRDPTVTGDVKQVWEPSRHQHVTVLAAAYWLTGEEEYAVAAAAQLRSWWAANPVLRGVHWTSGIELGLRLVSWAWIRRLLDDWTGVEGLFEQDETALAQLRWHQEMLRGFPSRGSSANNHAVAETCGRLVAACAFPWFEESERWRVESGRLLRRHLQANTFPSGLNREQAADYHRFVCELAALGLVEARSCGHPEDGPDPDLVTAGLDAAAALLDVEGRPPRNGDGDEGRALLVADAAEDPWEQLLGLGQALVGAQPWWPRRRGGVVSVLVSALLAAAGPVAGDRPRPQRRPDLFEDAGVALLRTPAGSQPEIWCRCDSGPHGFGSLAAHAHADALSVELRHDGVEVLSDPGTYSYHGEARWRDYFRSTLAHNTVEVDGCDQSTSGGPFLWTQHARTYLDRAEVGDLDVQLWSAHHTGYARLDPGLRHARTVRLDRGSGALQVVDELRSGRAHGFRMAWHLGPEVDLSLHGSLARLSWTRPAVDGAQPRTVTALMHLPPELVWTRHRGEEDPPLGWWAEGLGRRRPTTTLVGRGELRSRALLRTLVVLDVEVPGEASCRRGSTDV; encoded by the coding sequence ATGAGCACACCCCTGTCCTGGTACGCCCGCCGCCTGACGCGGATGAGCACCCGCGAGGTCGCCCAGCGCGTCGGGGACGAGGCCCGTCGAGCGGTCGCGGTGCACACGCTCGCACAGCGGCCCGGTGCACCCGTGCCCGGCCTGCTGCCCCAGCGCGGCTTCACCACGCCCGTGCCGGCCTCGGCGGTCGAGCGGGTGCTGCCCCACGACGCCGCCGCCCTGACCTCGGCCGCGGACCGGCTGCTCGCCGGGCGCTGGAGCGTGCTGGGCCGTGAGCGCACCGACCTGCGCGACCCCGACTGGTTCCTCGACCCGGTGTCCGGCATCCGCGCGCCCCACGACGTGCTGGCCTTCCGCGTCGACCACCGCGACCCCACCGTCACCGGCGACGTCAAGCAGGTGTGGGAGCCCTCGCGCCACCAGCACGTCACCGTGCTGGCGGCGGCCTACTGGCTGACCGGCGAGGAGGAGTACGCCGTGGCCGCGGCAGCCCAGCTGCGCTCGTGGTGGGCGGCCAACCCGGTGCTGCGCGGCGTGCACTGGACCAGCGGCATCGAGCTGGGCCTGCGCCTGGTCTCGTGGGCCTGGATCCGGCGCCTGCTCGACGACTGGACCGGGGTCGAGGGGCTCTTCGAGCAGGACGAGACCGCCCTGGCCCAGCTGCGCTGGCACCAGGAGATGCTGCGCGGCTTCCCGAGCCGGGGCAGCTCGGCCAACAACCATGCCGTGGCCGAGACCTGCGGACGACTGGTCGCGGCCTGCGCGTTCCCGTGGTTCGAGGAGAGCGAGCGGTGGCGGGTGGAGTCCGGCCGGCTGCTGCGCCGGCACCTGCAGGCGAACACGTTCCCCAGCGGGCTCAACCGCGAGCAGGCGGCCGACTACCACCGGTTCGTGTGCGAGCTCGCCGCGCTCGGGCTGGTCGAGGCGCGCTCCTGCGGGCACCCCGAGGACGGCCCCGACCCCGACCTGGTCACGGCCGGGCTCGACGCCGCCGCCGCGCTGCTCGACGTCGAGGGCCGTCCGCCCCGCAACGGCGACGGCGACGAGGGACGCGCCCTGCTGGTGGCCGACGCCGCCGAGGACCCGTGGGAGCAGCTGCTCGGCCTCGGGCAGGCGCTCGTGGGTGCGCAGCCGTGGTGGCCGCGGCGTCGCGGCGGGGTCGTCTCCGTCCTCGTCTCCGCCCTGCTCGCGGCCGCCGGCCCCGTGGCCGGGGACCGCCCCCGGCCGCAGCGGCGCCCCGACCTCTTCGAGGACGCGGGGGTGGCGCTCCTGCGCACGCCGGCCGGCTCCCAGCCCGAGATCTGGTGCCGCTGCGACAGCGGCCCGCACGGCTTCGGGTCGCTGGCCGCCCACGCGCACGCCGACGCGCTGTCGGTGGAGCTGCGCCACGACGGGGTCGAGGTCCTCAGCGACCCGGGCACGTACAGCTACCACGGCGAGGCCCGCTGGCGCGACTACTTCCGCTCCACGCTGGCGCACAACACCGTCGAGGTGGACGGCTGCGACCAGTCCACCAGCGGCGGGCCCTTCCTGTGGACCCAGCACGCCCGGACCTACCTGGACCGCGCCGAGGTCGGCGACCTCGACGTGCAGCTCTGGTCGGCCCACCACACGGGCTACGCCCGCCTCGACCCGGGGCTGCGCCACGCCCGCACCGTCCGCCTCGACCGCGGCTCCGGCGCCCTGCAGGTCGTCGACGAGCTGAGGTCCGGGCGCGCGCACGGGTTCCGGATGGCCTGGCACCTCGGCCCCGAGGTCGACCTGTCCCTGCACGGCTCGCTGGCCCGCCTGAGCTGGACCCGGCCGGCGGTGGACGGGGCGCAGCCGCGCACGGTGACGGCACTGATGCACCTGCCTCCCGAGCTCGTCTGGACCCGGCACCGCGGCGAGGAGGATCCGCCCCTGGGCTGGTGGGCCGAGGGGCTGGGGCGACGGCGGCCCACCACGACGCTCGTGGGCCGGGGCGAGCTGCGCTCGCGCGCGCTGCTGCGGACCCTGGTCGTGCTCGACGTCGAGGTCCCGGGCGAGGCCTCGTGCCGGAGGGGGAGCACCGATGTCTGA
- a CDS encoding glycosyltransferase family 4 protein, which produces MSGARRGAPARVLVVVQNLPVPFDRRVWLECRTLTRAGHDVTVVCPRGSGTGRFQVVDGVTIHAYRPYAPGGGAAGYVAEYVWSFLATAWLVLRARRAGRFDVMQACNPPDIFWPLARWLRLRDGTRFVFDHHDLCPELFESRFPDGPGLAHRGLLALERRTFRTADRVVSTNESYAAVAVSRGGKDPAHVRVVRTGPDLERLHPVEPDEGLRRGRRHLVAYLGVMGPQDGVDVVIAAADLVVNRWGRDDVAFAVMGSGDCHEELVAERDRLGLQDAVEMPGRVSDEHVLAVLSTADVGLSPDPSNALNDVSTMNKTMEYMALGLPVLAFDLPETRVSAGDAASFVARGAGAQEYARALLALLDDPARREEMARAGRRRVEDELAWVHQERGYLAVVEELAGRVDDLQEARG; this is translated from the coding sequence GTGAGCGGTGCGCGGCGCGGTGCTCCCGCCAGGGTGCTCGTGGTCGTGCAGAACCTGCCGGTGCCCTTCGACCGCCGCGTGTGGCTGGAGTGCCGCACCCTGACCCGGGCCGGCCACGACGTCACCGTCGTGTGCCCCCGCGGCAGCGGGACGGGACGCTTCCAGGTCGTCGACGGCGTCACCATCCACGCCTACCGTCCCTACGCCCCGGGGGGCGGCGCGGCAGGCTACGTCGCGGAGTACGTCTGGTCGTTCCTGGCCACCGCGTGGCTGGTGCTGCGCGCGCGCCGGGCCGGGCGCTTCGACGTGATGCAGGCCTGCAACCCGCCCGACATCTTCTGGCCGCTGGCCCGCTGGCTGCGGCTGCGCGACGGCACCCGCTTCGTCTTCGACCACCACGACCTGTGTCCCGAGCTCTTCGAGTCCCGCTTCCCCGACGGGCCCGGACTGGCCCACCGGGGTCTGCTCGCCCTCGAGCGGCGCACCTTCCGCACCGCCGACCGGGTCGTGTCGACCAACGAGTCGTACGCCGCCGTCGCGGTCTCGCGCGGCGGCAAGGACCCGGCGCACGTGCGGGTGGTGCGGACCGGGCCCGACCTGGAGCGGCTGCACCCGGTCGAGCCCGACGAGGGGCTGCGCCGCGGCCGGCGCCACCTGGTGGCCTACCTGGGCGTGATGGGCCCGCAGGACGGGGTCGACGTCGTCATCGCCGCCGCCGACCTGGTCGTCAACCGGTGGGGCCGCGACGACGTCGCCTTCGCGGTGATGGGCAGCGGCGACTGCCACGAGGAGCTGGTCGCCGAGCGCGACCGCCTCGGACTGCAGGACGCCGTCGAGATGCCCGGCCGCGTCAGCGACGAGCACGTGCTCGCGGTGCTCTCGACCGCCGACGTGGGGCTCTCGCCCGACCCCAGCAACGCCCTCAACGACGTCTCGACGATGAACAAGACGATGGAGTACATGGCGCTCGGGCTCCCGGTGCTGGCCTTCGACCTGCCCGAGACCCGCGTCTCGGCCGGCGACGCCGCCAGCTTCGTGGCGCGCGGGGCCGGGGCGCAGGAGTACGCCCGCGCGCTGCTGGCCCTGCTCGACGACCCGGCCCGGCGCGAGGAGATGGCGCGCGCCGGACGGCGCCGGGTCGAGGACGAGCTCGCCTGGGTCCACCAGGAGCGGGGCTACCTCGCCGTCGTCGAGGAGCTGGCCGGTCGCGTCGACGACCTGCAGGAAGCGCGGGGCTGA
- a CDS encoding bi-domain-containing oxidoreductase, producing the protein MWHVAQNYSTGELAVLEAPVPSCRPGGVLVRSSYSLISTGTEMMKVSEARMSLLSKARHRPDQVRQVLDAVAQNGAVATYRKTRQRLDSWTPLGYSLCGVVVEVGEGVHGFEVGDLVAAAGNEFALHAEVNWVPRNLCVRVPDGVLAEHAAFSTVGAIAMQALRRAEVALGETACVIGLGLVGQLLVRLLVGAGVRVVGLDTVEERCRTAEDGGAVGCAGPDPAGVARLEALLRAGAPGGADHVFLAAGGASNEPVELAARLARDRACVVDIGKTRLDLPWNAYYEKELDVRFSRSYGPGRYDDRYELDGVDYPLGYVRWTEERNIACFLALLADGALDVSALVSSSHPVTEAPQVYERLRTGAITGVGHLLSYPARDQARPDALGASGTTGPGRATRVPRARDGAVRLGVIGAGSHASAMLLPGLAAADDVDLVRVATASSLSSINAQRAFGFGSAGTDARAVIEDDDLDAVLVATRHRTHADLVCAALESGKAVYVEKPLAITHEELARVEETMARTGNDRLMVGFNRRFAPSFVDLRRRFGDVGEPVALRYLVNAGRLGASSWYLDEAEGSRFVGEGGHFIDLLSAWTGEDPVALCAQHGAGDDVSLVLRFTGGSLATLTYATGGSRRCGKESLDVLGGGRSAHLDNFVRSTVWSERGRQSRRSRTGPDKGHRAAVAAFVTAVRTGGPMPIDTASLVSTTRTTLEAAR; encoded by the coding sequence ATGTGGCACGTGGCCCAGAACTACAGCACCGGTGAGCTCGCGGTGCTCGAGGCACCCGTGCCGTCGTGCCGGCCCGGCGGGGTGCTGGTGCGCTCGTCGTACTCGCTGATCTCGACCGGCACGGAGATGATGAAGGTCTCCGAGGCCCGGATGTCGCTGCTGTCGAAGGCGCGGCACCGACCCGACCAGGTGCGCCAGGTGCTCGACGCCGTCGCCCAGAACGGTGCGGTGGCGACCTACCGCAAGACGCGTCAGCGCCTCGACTCGTGGACCCCCCTGGGCTACTCGCTGTGCGGCGTGGTGGTCGAGGTGGGCGAGGGGGTGCACGGCTTCGAGGTCGGCGACCTGGTCGCCGCCGCCGGCAACGAGTTCGCGCTGCACGCCGAGGTCAACTGGGTGCCGCGCAACCTGTGCGTGCGGGTGCCCGACGGGGTGCTGGCCGAGCACGCCGCCTTCTCCACCGTGGGCGCCATCGCGATGCAGGCGCTGCGCCGGGCCGAGGTGGCGCTGGGGGAGACCGCCTGCGTCATCGGGCTGGGGCTGGTCGGCCAGCTGCTGGTGCGCCTGCTGGTGGGCGCCGGGGTGCGGGTCGTGGGCCTGGACACCGTCGAGGAGCGCTGCCGCACCGCCGAGGACGGTGGCGCCGTGGGCTGCGCCGGACCCGACCCGGCGGGTGTCGCCCGCCTCGAGGCGCTGCTGCGGGCGGGCGCGCCCGGGGGCGCCGACCACGTCTTCCTGGCCGCGGGGGGCGCCAGCAACGAGCCGGTCGAGCTCGCCGCGCGCCTGGCGCGCGACCGGGCCTGCGTGGTCGACATCGGCAAGACCCGGCTCGACCTGCCGTGGAACGCCTACTACGAGAAGGAGCTCGACGTCCGGTTCTCGCGCTCCTACGGCCCGGGCCGCTACGACGACCGCTACGAGCTCGACGGCGTGGACTACCCCCTGGGCTACGTGCGCTGGACCGAGGAGCGCAACATCGCCTGCTTCCTGGCCCTGCTGGCCGACGGCGCCCTCGACGTCTCCGCGCTGGTCTCGAGCAGCCACCCGGTCACCGAGGCGCCGCAGGTCTACGAGCGGCTGCGCACCGGAGCCATCACCGGGGTCGGCCACCTGCTGTCCTACCCGGCTCGTGACCAGGCACGACCCGACGCCCTCGGTGCCTCCGGGACCACGGGCCCCGGTCGCGCCACCAGGGTCCCCCGGGCCCGCGACGGCGCGGTGCGCCTGGGCGTCATCGGCGCCGGCAGCCACGCCTCGGCGATGCTGCTGCCCGGCCTGGCCGCGGCCGACGACGTCGACCTGGTCAGGGTCGCCACCGCGAGCTCGCTGTCGAGCATCAACGCCCAGCGTGCCTTCGGCTTCGGCTCGGCCGGCACCGACGCCCGCGCGGTGATCGAGGACGACGACCTCGACGCCGTGCTCGTCGCCACCCGGCACCGCACGCACGCCGACCTGGTCTGCGCGGCCCTCGAGAGCGGCAAGGCCGTCTACGTCGAGAAGCCGCTGGCGATCACCCACGAGGAGCTGGCGCGCGTCGAGGAGACGATGGCACGCACCGGGAACGACCGCCTGATGGTCGGCTTCAACCGGCGCTTCGCACCCAGCTTCGTCGACCTCCGGCGCCGTTTCGGCGACGTCGGCGAGCCGGTGGCGCTGCGCTACCTGGTCAACGCCGGGCGGCTGGGAGCGAGCAGCTGGTACCTCGACGAGGCCGAGGGCTCGCGGTTCGTCGGCGAGGGCGGGCACTTCATCGACCTGCTCAGCGCCTGGACCGGCGAGGACCCGGTGGCGCTCTGCGCCCAGCACGGCGCGGGCGACGACGTGAGCCTGGTGCTGCGCTTCACCGGCGGCTCGCTGGCCACGCTCACCTACGCCACCGGCGGGTCGCGCCGCTGCGGCAAGGAGAGCCTCGACGTGCTCGGGGGAGGGCGCAGCGCCCACCTCGACAACTTCGTCCGCTCCACGGTGTGGTCCGAGCGAGGGCGGCAGTCCCGGCGCTCGCGCACCGGACCCGACAAGGGGCACCGCGCCGCCGTGGCGGCGTTCGTCACCGCGGTCCGCACGGGCGGACCGATGCCGATCGACACGGCGTCGCTGGTGAGCACCACCCGGACCACCCTGGAGGCGGCACGATGA
- a CDS encoding AfsR/SARP family transcriptional regulator — protein MGVTRIRLLDDLFVVRADGTPVHPADWRTGKTMDLLRMLAIHVERPVRVESIIERLWPDATRERGRGSLRTAVSEVRRQLGDKECVVRIHDSLVLTGVWTDVAAFEQIAGRVRAMREQGRPSEGAMAAMDARDLYRDDLHAYDDDHDWVRGERERLRLLRQDLLTDAAECAVAIGCHREAATLAKSALHFEPTSEIAVRTLMTALSELGDVARALRVYADFRACLVDDLGVEPSHQTRGLHLRLLRGESPETVRLQQA, from the coding sequence GTGGGAGTCACCCGGATCCGCCTGCTCGACGACCTCTTCGTCGTGCGGGCCGACGGCACCCCGGTGCATCCCGCCGACTGGCGCACCGGCAAGACCATGGACCTGCTGCGGATGCTCGCGATCCACGTCGAGCGACCCGTGCGGGTCGAGTCGATCATCGAGCGGCTGTGGCCCGACGCGACCCGCGAGCGAGGCCGGGGCAGCCTGCGCACCGCCGTCAGCGAGGTACGCCGCCAGCTGGGCGACAAGGAGTGCGTGGTGCGCATCCACGACAGCCTGGTGCTCACCGGGGTCTGGACCGACGTCGCGGCCTTCGAGCAGATCGCCGGCCGGGTCCGGGCGATGCGCGAGCAGGGTCGGCCCAGCGAGGGCGCGATGGCCGCGATGGACGCCCGCGACCTCTACCGCGACGACCTGCACGCCTACGACGACGACCACGACTGGGTGCGCGGCGAGCGCGAGCGGCTGCGGCTGCTGCGCCAGGACCTGCTCACCGACGCCGCGGAGTGCGCCGTGGCCATCGGCTGCCACCGTGAGGCCGCCACGCTCGCGAAGTCGGCCCTGCACTTCGAGCCGACCTCCGAGATCGCCGTGCGCACGCTGATGACGGCGCTCTCGGAGCTCGGCGACGTGGCCCGCGCGCTGCGGGTCTACGCCGACTTCCGCGCCTGCCTCGTCGACGACCTCGGCGTCGAGCCGTCCCACCAGACCCGTGGGCTCCACCTGCGGCTGCTGCGCGGCGAGAGCCCCGAGACGGTGCGGCTGCAGCAGGCCTGA